One genomic segment of Acinetobacter sp. C26M includes these proteins:
- the thiL gene encoding thiamine-phosphate kinase: MAEFSIIERYFKRASKSDVSLGIGDDSAIVTPPPSQQLVICADTLVAGRHFPLDTAAHAIGWKSVAVNLSDLAAMGAKPHSILLALSLPTVDHDWLAGFSQGLFDCCDQFGVSLIGGDTTQSAQLTISVTALGWIEHGQAITRAGAQIGDYICVSGQIGDAAFGLQHLGHALQQRLDYPTPRCHLGQQLKGLASSMIDISDGLAQDLGHILKASNVGAKLQLEQLPLDLSLKQLELQQACHYALAGGDDYELCFTISPQNFKKLSRQQLDVPLTIIGEITQQTGLLFEYMGQAHPLHVHGYQHFA, encoded by the coding sequence ATGGCTGAGTTTTCCATTATTGAACGTTACTTTAAACGTGCATCAAAATCTGATGTCAGTTTAGGTATCGGGGATGACTCAGCCATCGTTACCCCCCCTCCTTCACAACAACTGGTGATCTGTGCAGATACACTGGTTGCTGGTCGTCATTTCCCCTTAGATACTGCTGCTCACGCCATCGGCTGGAAAAGTGTCGCTGTCAATTTATCAGACTTGGCGGCAATGGGAGCAAAACCCCATAGTATTTTACTCGCACTTAGTCTCCCGACTGTTGATCATGACTGGCTGGCTGGCTTTAGTCAGGGCTTGTTCGATTGCTGCGATCAGTTTGGTGTCAGCCTGATTGGCGGTGATACCACCCAAAGTGCTCAACTCACGATTAGTGTGACCGCCTTAGGTTGGATTGAACATGGTCAGGCCATTACTCGCGCAGGCGCTCAAATCGGCGACTATATTTGTGTCAGTGGGCAAATTGGCGATGCTGCGTTTGGATTACAGCATCTCGGACACGCACTACAACAACGCTTAGATTATCCAACCCCACGTTGTCATTTGGGTCAGCAGCTCAAAGGGTTGGCATCAAGTATGATTGATATCTCAGATGGATTGGCTCAAGACTTAGGTCATATTTTAAAAGCATCCAATGTCGGTGCAAAATTACAGCTTGAGCAGCTTCCGCTAGATCTATCACTCAAACAACTTGAATTGCAACAAGCTTGTCATTATGCACTTGCAGGCGGTGATGATTACGAATTATGCTTTACAATATCACCGCAAAACTTCAAAAAACTGTCGCGACAACAATTAGATGTTCCGCTTACAATAATCGGTGAAATTACCCAACAAACTGGATTGTTATTTGAGTATATGGGTCAAGCACACCCATTACATGTTCATGGATACCAACACTTTGCATAA
- the nusB gene encoding transcription antitermination factor NusB → MSQTLQAAYAAKRKARRFAVQGIYEWQMSQNPVHEIEARTRVENAMHKVDLNYYHELLTQVIAQHEALDELLIPVLDRELSALDGVELATLRLGAYELRDHLEVPYRVVLDEAIELAKHFGGADSHKYINGVLDRLSSKLREAEKQQAK, encoded by the coding sequence ATGTCGCAAACACTTCAGGCCGCTTATGCAGCGAAACGCAAAGCACGTCGTTTTGCTGTACAAGGGATTTATGAATGGCAAATGAGTCAGAACCCAGTACATGAAATTGAAGCACGCACGCGTGTAGAAAATGCCATGCATAAAGTTGACCTTAACTATTACCATGAATTACTCACTCAAGTGATTGCTCAACATGAAGCTTTAGATGAGTTGCTCATTCCTGTACTTGACCGTGAGTTAAGTGCATTGGATGGTGTCGAGCTTGCTACTCTACGACTTGGTGCTTATGAATTACGAGATCATCTCGAAGTTCCATACCGTGTTGTACTTGATGAAGCAATTGAGCTAGCTAAACACTTTGGTGGTGCAGATAGTCATAAATATATCAATGGTGTATTAGACCGTCTTTCATCAAAGCTTCGTGAAGCTGAAAAACAACAAGCAAAATAA
- the ribE gene encoding 6,7-dimethyl-8-ribityllumazine synthase: protein MAIRRIEGLLHLASEGRYAILVGRFNSFVVEHLLEGAIDTLKRHGVAEEAITVIHAPGAWELPIVAKKLAASNKFDAIIALGAVIRGSTPHFDFVAGECAKGLGVVALESTMPVINGVLTTDSIEQAIERSGTKAGNKGSEAALTAIEMVNLLKAI, encoded by the coding sequence ATGGCAATTCGCCGAATTGAAGGTTTATTACATCTCGCAAGCGAAGGTCGTTATGCGATCTTAGTCGGTCGTTTCAACAGCTTCGTTGTTGAACATTTACTTGAAGGCGCAATCGACACTCTAAAACGTCATGGCGTTGCAGAAGAAGCGATTACCGTTATTCATGCACCAGGTGCATGGGAACTGCCGATTGTTGCGAAAAAATTAGCAGCTTCAAATAAATTTGATGCCATCATTGCATTAGGTGCAGTGATTCGTGGCAGCACACCTCACTTTGACTTTGTTGCAGGTGAATGTGCAAAAGGCTTAGGCGTGGTTGCTCTTGAAAGCACAATGCCAGTAATCAATGGTGTATTGACTACAGACAGCATTGAACAAGCAATCGAACGTTCTGGTACGAAAGCAGGAAATAAAGGTAGCGAAGCTGCATTGACTGCAATCGAAATGGTTAACTTATTAAAGGCAATTTAA
- the ribBA gene encoding bifunctional 3,4-dihydroxy-2-butanone-4-phosphate synthase/GTP cyclohydrolase II, with the protein MPLSRIEELVADIRAGKMVILMDDEDRENEGDLVIAATHVRPEDINFMITHARGLVCLTLSRDRCKQLNLPLMVDQNGAQHATNFTLSIEAAEGISTGISAAERAHTIRTAVAAHAKPSDIVQPGHIFPLMAQPGGVLHRAGHTEAGCDLTRLAGLEPASVICEIINDDGTMARRPDLEVFAEKHGLKIGTIADLIHYRMTNEQTVERLSQESIETEYGAFELYKYREIGNPDIHVALVKGDPKQGVTTVRVHGFSPIRDLLKLHKADGSSAWNLDLAMKTIAASDRGVLVWIGQDHLEDLGPALNNLNQPKPLKSNAALSHQYQTIGVGAQILRDLGVEKMKLLSSPLRFNALSGFNLEVVEYITADQITAK; encoded by the coding sequence ATGCCGCTGAGTCGTATTGAAGAACTTGTCGCAGATATTCGTGCAGGCAAAATGGTCATCCTTATGGATGATGAAGATCGTGAAAATGAAGGTGACTTAGTCATCGCCGCAACGCATGTTCGCCCTGAAGATATTAACTTCATGATTACCCATGCACGTGGTTTGGTTTGCTTAACACTCAGTCGTGATCGTTGTAAACAACTCAACCTCCCGTTAATGGTTGATCAAAACGGTGCGCAACATGCAACCAACTTCACGCTTTCAATCGAAGCAGCAGAAGGCATCAGTACAGGTATTTCTGCAGCTGAACGTGCGCACACTATTCGTACTGCGGTGGCAGCACACGCAAAACCGAGCGATATCGTTCAACCAGGTCATATCTTTCCATTAATGGCGCAGCCAGGTGGTGTGCTACATCGTGCTGGTCATACCGAAGCAGGCTGTGACCTCACCCGTTTAGCTGGTTTAGAACCTGCCTCAGTGATTTGTGAAATTATCAATGATGACGGTACAATGGCGCGTCGTCCTGATTTAGAAGTATTTGCAGAAAAACACGGTTTAAAAATCGGAACCATTGCAGATCTCATTCATTACCGCATGACCAATGAACAAACCGTTGAACGTTTGTCTCAAGAAAGCATTGAAACCGAATACGGTGCATTTGAACTATATAAGTACCGTGAAATCGGCAACCCAGATATTCACGTTGCCTTAGTCAAAGGTGATCCGAAACAAGGCGTGACCACTGTCCGTGTACATGGCTTCAGCCCGATTCGTGACTTATTAAAATTACATAAAGCTGATGGTTCATCTGCCTGGAATTTAGATCTCGCAATGAAAACCATTGCTGCAAGTGATCGTGGTGTATTGGTGTGGATTGGTCAGGATCATCTAGAAGACCTTGGTCCTGCACTGAACAACTTAAACCAGCCAAAACCACTCAAATCCAATGCTGCATTGTCTCATCAATACCAAACCATTGGTGTCGGTGCACAGATTTTACGTGATTTAGGCGTTGAGAAAATGAAGTTGTTGAGTTCTCCACTTCGTTTCAATGCTTTATCCGGTTTTAATTTAGAGGTAGTGGAATACATCACTGCCGATCAAATCACAGCAAAATAA
- the serB gene encoding phosphoserine phosphatase SerB — translation MREIILISFLGPDQPNQFTRLMQVLSVHSLQILDVGQAVIHNQLTLGIVVASDNETATALAMKEILILAHDIGLTVRFKPISNAEYDQWVSEGGRTRYIVTALAPELTAAHLQAVTKIVSSQGFNIETITRLSGRLELGTESHFPRRACVQFGLSGQMLDAQAMRAACLSLSGELNIDVAVQEDNAYRRNRRLVCFDMDSTLIEQEVIDELALEAGVGAQVAEITERAMLGELDFQQSFRARVALLKGLDASVLPKIAERLTVTEGAERLISTLKALGYKTAILSGGFQYFAEYLQAKLGIDEVHANILDVEDGFVTGEVKGAIVDGARKAELLRQLAEKMGISLEQAMAVGDGANDLPMLSIAGLGVAFRAKPLVRQNANQAISSVGLDGVLYLLGMHDKDLNRA, via the coding sequence ATGCGAGAAATCATTCTTATATCCTTTCTAGGACCAGATCAACCGAATCAGTTTACTCGATTAATGCAGGTACTATCCGTACATTCTTTGCAAATACTCGATGTCGGTCAGGCAGTTATCCATAATCAACTGACCCTTGGGATCGTTGTTGCATCGGATAATGAGACTGCAACGGCATTAGCAATGAAAGAGATTCTGATTTTAGCACATGATATTGGCTTAACTGTGCGATTTAAACCAATCTCCAACGCAGAATATGATCAATGGGTGAGTGAAGGTGGCCGAACACGTTATATCGTCACTGCGCTTGCACCTGAACTCACCGCTGCACATTTGCAAGCGGTCACAAAAATTGTGTCGAGTCAGGGCTTTAACATTGAAACGATCACCCGTTTATCTGGCCGTTTAGAACTTGGGACAGAAAGTCATTTTCCACGTCGTGCTTGTGTCCAGTTTGGTCTCAGTGGGCAGATGTTGGATGCACAGGCCATGCGCGCTGCATGTTTAAGTTTATCTGGTGAGTTAAATATTGATGTTGCGGTACAAGAAGATAATGCTTATCGCCGTAATCGTCGTTTAGTTTGCTTTGATATGGACTCTACCCTGATTGAACAAGAAGTCATTGATGAACTGGCATTAGAAGCAGGCGTTGGCGCTCAAGTTGCTGAAATTACTGAGCGTGCCATGTTGGGTGAACTTGATTTTCAACAAAGTTTTCGTGCCCGAGTTGCTTTATTAAAAGGTTTGGATGCTTCAGTATTACCGAAAATTGCGGAACGTTTGACTGTGACCGAAGGAGCAGAGCGTTTGATCTCTACCTTGAAAGCCTTAGGTTATAAGACGGCAATTTTATCAGGTGGTTTCCAGTACTTTGCTGAGTACTTACAAGCAAAACTTGGGATTGATGAAGTACATGCCAATATTCTTGATGTAGAAGATGGTTTTGTGACAGGCGAAGTCAAAGGCGCAATTGTGGATGGTGCCCGTAAAGCTGAACTGTTACGTCAATTGGCGGAAAAAATGGGAATTTCGCTAGAGCAAGCAATGGCAGTGGGGGATGGTGCCAATGATTTGCCGATGCTTTCAATCGCTGGTTTAGGTGTTGCATTCCGTGCAAAACCTTTAGTTCGTCAAAATGCCAATCAGGCCATATCGAGTGTTGGTTTGGATGGTGTATTGTACTTGTTGGGTATGCATGATAAAGATTTAAATCGAGCTTAA
- the aciT gene encoding ciprofloxacin tolerance protein AciT, whose amino-acid sequence MEAANFTMLVGFGLIAVAVIAVFFSPYRRWLGFMLAGMLCWGLLEVVRFGAQTIFEMSVAYSYLTALSLAMITVTFILLREDKQAQKQLANRQYIEHTPVYKDDQQQCSSR is encoded by the coding sequence ATGGAAGCAGCGAATTTCACCATGTTGGTTGGATTTGGCTTAATCGCTGTCGCAGTTATTGCTGTTTTCTTTTCTCCTTATCGTCGTTGGTTAGGTTTTATGTTGGCGGGTATGCTGTGCTGGGGACTGTTAGAAGTGGTACGCTTTGGTGCGCAAACCATATTCGAGATGTCCGTCGCCTATAGTTATTTGACCGCGTTGAGCCTTGCGATGATAACGGTTACATTTATTCTTTTACGTGAAGACAAACAAGCACAAAAACAGTTGGCTAATCGTCAGTATATTGAACATACCCCTGTGTATAAGGACGACCAGCAGCAATGTTCTAGCAGATAA
- a CDS encoding SCP-2 sterol transfer family protein: protein MKLSSLPVVKLPIVDVSTDPLDLLVAGLALRMKQLARTSPKFIELVHDREFRIQIGTDLGLARQILVNHGKIDTVAGSPEKADFILQFASSEQGVKTLLKGDPTAFMTGMQDGSIKMEGDFSLLVWFNQAAKLIPPKVPKPVKEKIRQARAFIKEKTGK from the coding sequence ATGAAGCTTTCTTCTTTACCTGTGGTTAAGTTACCTATCGTTGATGTAAGCACTGATCCACTGGATTTATTAGTGGCAGGTTTGGCGTTACGTATGAAGCAATTGGCACGTACGAGCCCAAAGTTTATTGAATTGGTACATGACCGTGAATTTCGTATTCAGATTGGTACAGATTTAGGTTTGGCGCGTCAGATTCTTGTGAATCATGGCAAGATTGATACGGTTGCAGGTAGCCCAGAAAAAGCAGATTTTATTTTACAATTTGCATCGAGTGAGCAAGGTGTAAAAACGTTGCTAAAAGGCGACCCAACAGCATTCATGACAGGTATGCAAGATGGCAGCATCAAAATGGAAGGTGACTTCAGTCTATTGGTTTGGTTTAACCAAGCAGCTAAATTGATTCCACCAAAAGTACCAAAACCTGTAAAAGAAAAAATCCGTCAAGCACGTGCCTTTATTAAAGAAAAAACTGGCAAATAA
- the dtd gene encoding D-aminoacyl-tRNA deacylase — MRALIQRVLEAKVVVEGQTTGEIQHGLLVFLGLGKADTLEKGKNLIDKILKYRIFDDEQGKMGWNVSQANGGILLVSQFTLMAQTQKGLRPDFGPAMPPAEAKVLYEQLVEYAQQQFEHVQTGIFAADMKVHLINDGPVTFNLEIE, encoded by the coding sequence ATGCGCGCATTAATTCAACGTGTCCTCGAAGCCAAAGTTGTGGTTGAAGGGCAAACCACTGGCGAAATTCAACACGGCTTATTGGTATTTTTAGGTCTAGGCAAAGCAGACACTTTAGAAAAAGGCAAAAACCTGATTGATAAGATTTTGAAGTATCGTATTTTTGATGATGAGCAAGGCAAAATGGGCTGGAATGTCAGCCAAGCTAATGGTGGAATTCTATTGGTTTCACAATTTACCTTGATGGCACAAACCCAAAAAGGCTTACGTCCTGACTTTGGACCAGCCATGCCGCCTGCAGAAGCCAAAGTCCTGTATGAGCAATTGGTTGAATATGCACAACAACAATTCGAGCATGTGCAAACAGGTATTTTTGCAGCAGATATGAAAGTTCATTTAATCAATGATGGGCCCGTCACCTTCAATTTAGAAATTGAATAA
- a CDS encoding catalase, producing MFKRTFLFTIIAATLGTAYAAPLTKDNGAPVGDNQNSMTAGANGATLLQDVQLIQKLQRFGRERIPERVVHARGTGVYGDFVATKDLSDLTVASMFKAGTTTPVFVRFSTVIHPKGSPETARDPHGFAVKFYTQQGNWDLVGNNLPVFFIRDAIKFPDFVHAMKPDPVTNVQDPNRIFDFLKSQPWSINMLTYVYSNLGTPESYRTLDGFGVHAFKLYNDKGEYKYVKFNWRSKQGVKGLNLDQVREVQGRDWNHLTNDMYKNVYAGNYPKWDLYIQVLDPKDLGKFDFNPLDATKIWPNDLVPEVKVGTLTLNRMPKNFFQETEQSAFAPGNLIPGIEPSEDRLLQGRIFSYSDTQLYRLGANHQQIPVNRPRVTVNNNNQEGFMNMGQTESHVNYEPSTVEPKPSTEIARAVQTPLQGTVLQQAIQKQQPFKQAGELYRSYSVVEKNDLIRNLAADLGAVKDIETKTIMLSYFYKADADYGARLAKALNVNLKNVQTKASQLKDE from the coding sequence ATGTTTAAGCGAACTTTTTTATTTACAATTATTGCAGCAACGCTCGGCACCGCGTATGCAGCACCTTTAACAAAAGACAACGGTGCACCTGTAGGTGACAATCAAAATTCTATGACAGCAGGCGCGAATGGCGCAACGCTACTCCAAGATGTACAGCTGATTCAAAAATTACAACGTTTTGGCCGTGAACGTATTCCTGAGCGTGTAGTACATGCACGTGGTACAGGTGTATACGGTGATTTCGTCGCAACAAAAGATTTGTCTGATTTAACTGTCGCGTCCATGTTTAAAGCAGGTACTACAACCCCTGTTTTTGTTCGCTTTTCAACGGTGATTCATCCTAAAGGTTCTCCAGAAACCGCACGTGATCCACATGGTTTCGCAGTGAAATTCTATACCCAACAAGGTAACTGGGATTTGGTCGGCAATAACCTACCTGTGTTCTTTATTCGTGATGCAATCAAGTTTCCAGATTTTGTTCATGCGATGAAGCCTGATCCAGTGACTAATGTCCAAGATCCGAACCGTATTTTTGATTTCTTAAAAAGCCAGCCTTGGTCAATCAATATGTTGACCTATGTCTATTCCAATTTAGGTACACCAGAAAGCTACCGCACGCTAGATGGTTTTGGCGTGCATGCCTTTAAACTCTATAACGACAAAGGCGAATATAAGTACGTTAAGTTCAACTGGCGTTCTAAACAAGGTGTGAAAGGGCTGAATCTGGATCAGGTGCGTGAAGTTCAAGGTCGTGACTGGAATCATTTGACCAATGATATGTACAAAAATGTCTATGCTGGAAACTATCCAAAATGGGATTTGTATATTCAGGTGCTTGATCCAAAAGATTTGGGCAAATTTGATTTCAATCCATTAGATGCAACCAAAATCTGGCCAAATGATCTGGTCCCTGAAGTGAAAGTAGGGACGTTGACGCTGAATCGTATGCCGAAAAACTTCTTCCAGGAGACAGAACAATCGGCATTTGCTCCAGGTAACTTAATTCCTGGGATTGAGCCATCGGAAGACCGTTTACTGCAAGGACGTATCTTCTCTTATTCGGATACACAGTTATACCGTTTAGGTGCGAACCATCAGCAGATTCCAGTGAATCGTCCTCGGGTTACGGTGAATAACAACAACCAAGAAGGTTTTATGAACATGGGGCAGACTGAATCCCATGTGAATTATGAGCCAAGTACGGTTGAGCCTAAACCATCTACTGAGATTGCCAGAGCTGTACAAACGCCTTTGCAAGGTACGGTATTGCAGCAGGCAATTCAGAAACAGCAGCCCTTTAAACAAGCGGGTGAGTTATACCGTAGTTATTCAGTCGTTGAAAAAAATGACTTGATTCGTAACCTTGCTGCGGATTTAGGTGCAGTAAAAGATATCGAAACCAAGACCATTATGCTGTCTTACTTCTACAAGGCCGATGCCGATTATGGAGCGCGTCTTGCCAAAGCGCTAAATGTAAATCTAAAAAATGTACAGACCAAAGCGTCGCAGCTAAAAGACGAATAA
- a CDS encoding ankyrin repeat domain-containing protein, which yields MSGYVGTPSVTVKGSEEVVELFFSAAKVGNIEVLQEFLKHGFPVDIQDHSGYSALMMASYYGQKDAVKTLLQYNANRCLRDKRGHTALMGAIVKAEWSIAKQLRQVDCDANAEKTGQLTAEQFAIQFGQQQRLKQIQPSVSN from the coding sequence ATTTCTGGCTATGTAGGCACGCCATCTGTCACAGTCAAAGGATCAGAGGAAGTGGTTGAGCTATTTTTCTCTGCAGCCAAAGTCGGCAATATCGAGGTCTTGCAAGAGTTTTTAAAGCATGGTTTCCCAGTTGATATTCAAGATCATTCTGGTTATAGCGCATTGATGATGGCGAGTTATTATGGACAGAAAGATGCAGTAAAAACATTGTTGCAATACAATGCTAATCGTTGCCTACGAGACAAACGTGGACATACGGCTTTAATGGGGGCGATTGTCAAAGCTGAATGGAGCATTGCCAAACAATTGCGTCAGGTCGATTGTGATGCGAATGCAGAGAAAACAGGACAGCTCACTGCTGAACAATTCGCGATTCAATTTGGACAACAGCAACGTTTAAAGCAGATTCAACCTTCAGTATCGAACTAA